A region of the Nocardia asteroides genome:
AACGTCCCGTGGACCACGCACGCCGCGGAGTACATCAATACGACGTACTGAGTACTCCGCGCCGCGCGCGCTCGACGCTCTCGCACGGAGAAATCACTGCTTGCGCCGGACCGACGCCTCGACGAGATCCAATACCGCCGAGAGGTTCTCGTTGGTGTGCCCGGAGGCGATCCGCGCGATCAAGCCGTCGAGGACGAGGTCGAGGTAGCCGAGCAGGACGTCGGTGGGCACGTCGTCGCGCAGCGTGCCCGCGGCCTTGCGGCGTTCCAGGCGGGCCAGGGTGGCGGCGGTGAGCTCGGCCGAACGCTGGGTCCAGCCCGCGCGGAATTCGGGATCGGTGCGCAGCCGCCGCGCGATCTCCAGACGGGTTCCGAGCCAGTTGAACTGCTCGGGGTGGGCGAGCATGTCGCGCATCACCTGCACGATGCCCTGGTTGGCCGCCACGTCGGCCATGCGTTCGGCGTCCTCCTGGGCGAGGGCAAGAAACAGCGCGTCCTTGTCGCGGAAGTGGTGGAAAATGGCGCCCCGGGATAGCCCGATCTCTTCCTCGAGGCGGCGCACGGTGGCGCCGTCGTAGCCGTACTCGGCGAAGCATCGGCGTGCTCCGTCGAGAATCTGGCCGCGCCGGGCGGCGAGGTGATCGTCACTGACCTTGGGCATCAGGATCCTCCAACGGGGATACACGGACCCCCGCGTCGGCGGTACACCGACGCGGGGGTTCACACAGTACGAGCGCGCGTCCCGTGTTCGCGGGCGCCGAGGGCGGGAGTCCGGGACGCGCGAACACGAGACCTCAGCGGCGCGAACACGCGCCGCCCGAGGCGGCGCGATCAGGCACGGATCATGTTGCGCAGCACGTACTGCAGGATGCCGCCGTTGCGGTAGTAGTCCGCCTCACCGGGAGTGTCGATCCGCACCACCGCGTCGAAGGTGATTTTGTCACCGTTCTCCTTGGTGGCGGTGACCTTCAGGGTCTTCGGGGTGACACCCTCGTTCAGCTGGGTGATGCCCTCGATGTCGAAGGTCTCGGTGCCGTCCAGTTTCAGCGACGCGGCCGACTCGCCCGCCGGGAACTGCAGCGGGATGACGCCCATGCCGATGAGGTTGGAGCGGTGGATGCGCTCGAACGACTCGGTGATGACGGCCCGCACGCCCAGCAGGCGGGTGCCCTTGGCGGCCCAGTCACGCGAGGAGCCCGAACCGTACTCCTTGCCGCCGAGCACGACCAGCGGGATGTCTGCGGCCTGGTAGTTCTGCGACGCGTCGTAGATGAACGCCTGCGGCCCGCCGGGCTGGGTGAAGTCGCGGGTGTAACCACCCGAGACGTCGTCGAGCAGCTGGTTGCGCAGCCGGATGTTGGCGAAGGTGCCGCGGATCATCACCTCGTGGTTACCACGACGCGAGCCGTAGGAGTTGTAGTCCTTGCGCTCGACGCCGTTGGCCTCCAGGTACTGGGCGGCCGGGGTGCCCGGCTTGATGTTGCCCGCCGGAGAGATGTGGTCGGTGGTGACCGAGTCGCCGAGCAGAGCGAGCACCCGGGCGCCCTTGATGTCGGTGACCGGTTCCGGCGTCTGCGGCATGCCCTCGAAGTACGGGGGCTTGCGCACGTAGGTGGACTGCGGATCCCACTCGAAGGTCTTGCCCTCCGGCGTGGGCAGGCCGCGCCAGCGCTCGTCGCCCCGGAAGACGTCCTTGTAGTCCTCGAGGAACATGTCGCGGCTGATGACCCGGTCGATGGTGTCCTGGATCTCCTGCGGCGAGGGCCAGATGTCCTTCAGGAAGACGTCGTTGCCCTCGTTGTCCTTGCCGAGCGGGTCGTTCTCGAAGTCGAAGTCCATGGTTCCCGCGAGCGCGTAGGCGATGACCAGCGGCGGGGAGGCCAGGTAGTTCATCTTGACGTCGGGGGAGATCCGTCCTTCGAAGTTGCGGTTGCCCGACAGCACCGCGGTGACGGTGAGGTCGTTGTCGTTGACCGCCTTGGAGATCTCCTCCGGCAGCGGGCCGGTGTTGCCGATGCAGGTGGCGCAACCGAACGCGACCAGGTTGAAGCCCAGCTTGTCCAGGTACGGCCACAGGCCGGCCTTCTCGTAGTAACCGTTGACGACCTGCGAGCCCGGCGCCATGGAGGTCTTCACCCACGGCTTGCGGGCCAAGCCCTTGTCCACCGCGTTGCGGGCCAGCAGGGCCGCGCCGATCATGACCGACGGGTTGGAGGTGTTGGTGCAGGAGGTGATCGAGGCGACCACGACCGCGCCGTGGTCGAGCACGAAGTCGCCGTACTCCTCGGTGGAGACCTTGACCGGCTTGCTCGGGCGGCCCTCCGCGCCGTTCGCGGCGGACGGCGTGAAGTCGGAGCCGTCGTCGGCGAAGGACAGCACGGCAGGGTCACTGGCCGGGAAGGATTCCTCGACGGCCTCGTCCAGCTTGCTGTGCGGGGTGTCGGCGGCGGGGCCGCTCTCCGCGTCGCTGGTGTAGTTGTGGATGTCCTTGCGGAACGCGATCTTGGACTCCGACAGCAGGATCCGGTCCTGCGGCCGCTTCGGGCCCGCGATGGACGGGACAACAGTGCTCAGGTCCAGCTCGAGGTACTCGGAGTAAGCGGGCTCGGAGTCGGCGTCGTGCCAGAGACCCTGCTCCTTGGCGTACGCCTCGACCAGTGCGACCTGCTCGTCGGAACGTCCGGTCAGGCGCAGGTATTCGACGGTCACGTCATCGATCGGGAAGATCGCGGCGGTGGAACCGAATTCGGGGCTCATGTTGCCCAGGGTGGCGCGGTTGGCCAGCGGTACCTCGGCCACGCCCTTGCCGTAGAACTCGACGAACTTGCCGACCACACCGTGCTTGCGCAGCATGTCGGTGACGGTGAGCACCACGTCGGTCGCGGTCACGCCCGGCTTGATCTCGCCGGTCAGCTTGAAGCCGACCACGCGCGGAATCAGCATCGACACGGGCTGGCCGAGCATGGCCGCCTCGGCCTCGATGCCGCCGACACCCCACCCCAGGACGCCGAGGCCGTTGACCATGGTGGTGTGCGAGTCGGTGCCGACACAGGTGTCGGGGTAGGCCTGGCCGTTGCGGACCATGACGACGCGGGCCAGGTGCTCGATGTTGACCTGGTGCACGATGCCGGTACTGGGCGGGACGACCTTGAAGTCGTCGAACGCGGTCTGGCCCCAGCGCAGGAACTGGTAGCGCTCGCCGTTGCGCTGGTACTCGATGTCGACGTTGCGCTCGAAGGCGTCCGCGCGGCCGAAGACGTCGATGATGACGGAGTGGTCGATGACCATCTCGGCGGGAGCGAGCGGGTTCACCTTGTTCGGGTCGCCGCCCAGGGTGGCCACCGCCTCGCGCATCGTGGCCAGGTCGACGATGCACGGCACGCCGGTGAAGTCCTGCATGATGACGCGGGCGGGCGTGAACTGGATCTCGGTGTTCGGCTGCGCCGTCGGATCCCACTTCGCGATGGCGCGAATGTGATCGGCGGTGATGTTGACGCCGTCCTCGGTGCGGAGGAGATTCTCCGCGAGGACCTTCAGTGCGTAGGGGAGTTTCTCGGTGCCGGGCACGGCGGAGAGGCGGAAAATCTCATAGGAGTTGCTTCCGACCTCGAGGGTGCCCTTGGCGCCGAAAGTATCGATACTTGTCGTCACGTCAGCTCCACTCGTCTGTGAGGG
Encoded here:
- a CDS encoding aconitate hydratase, whose product is MTTSIDTFGAKGTLEVGSNSYEIFRLSAVPGTEKLPYALKVLAENLLRTEDGVNITADHIRAIAKWDPTAQPNTEIQFTPARVIMQDFTGVPCIVDLATMREAVATLGGDPNKVNPLAPAEMVIDHSVIIDVFGRADAFERNVDIEYQRNGERYQFLRWGQTAFDDFKVVPPSTGIVHQVNIEHLARVVMVRNGQAYPDTCVGTDSHTTMVNGLGVLGWGVGGIEAEAAMLGQPVSMLIPRVVGFKLTGEIKPGVTATDVVLTVTDMLRKHGVVGKFVEFYGKGVAEVPLANRATLGNMSPEFGSTAAIFPIDDVTVEYLRLTGRSDEQVALVEAYAKEQGLWHDADSEPAYSEYLELDLSTVVPSIAGPKRPQDRILLSESKIAFRKDIHNYTSDAESGPAADTPHSKLDEAVEESFPASDPAVLSFADDGSDFTPSAANGAEGRPSKPVKVSTEEYGDFVLDHGAVVVASITSCTNTSNPSVMIGAALLARNAVDKGLARKPWVKTSMAPGSQVVNGYYEKAGLWPYLDKLGFNLVAFGCATCIGNTGPLPEEISKAVNDNDLTVTAVLSGNRNFEGRISPDVKMNYLASPPLVIAYALAGTMDFDFENDPLGKDNEGNDVFLKDIWPSPQEIQDTIDRVISRDMFLEDYKDVFRGDERWRGLPTPEGKTFEWDPQSTYVRKPPYFEGMPQTPEPVTDIKGARVLALLGDSVTTDHISPAGNIKPGTPAAQYLEANGVERKDYNSYGSRRGNHEVMIRGTFANIRLRNQLLDDVSGGYTRDFTQPGGPQAFIYDASQNYQAADIPLVVLGGKEYGSGSSRDWAAKGTRLLGVRAVITESFERIHRSNLIGMGVIPLQFPAGESAASLKLDGTETFDIEGITQLNEGVTPKTLKVTATKENGDKITFDAVVRIDTPGEADYYRNGGILQYVLRNMIRA
- a CDS encoding TetR/AcrR family transcriptional regulator; the protein is MPKVSDDHLAARRGQILDGARRCFAEYGYDGATVRRLEEEIGLSRGAIFHHFRDKDALFLALAQEDAERMADVAANQGIVQVMRDMLAHPEQFNWLGTRLEIARRLRTDPEFRAGWTQRSAELTAATLARLERRKAAGTLRDDVPTDVLLGYLDLVLDGLIARIASGHTNENLSAVLDLVEASVRRKQ